In Thermotomaculum hydrothermale, a single genomic region encodes these proteins:
- a CDS encoding CNNM domain-containing protein gives MEVFLVKVIILLFFSFLFSGTEPAFFSLTPWKILKLNEEQDLSSKLIVKLYNYKNLILATILIGNETVNILTSSLFAKLKYSLFPQPNPIISTAFVLSATIILLLGGEITPKMIALKKPVSFLKKSVFVVYPLSTLLIPLKRFFKNNGEEQILFLNVIHIARKEKAIDDTEAFFYENIFKAASTPCLFAATPINKINDKSLLKGHPLPEIIPLSRAIEIMQKEKTNILTIDESGSISGVITRKNLINYFTYTGIKNYLYEENTINGEMPVSLFEYHFDTRLNQNRFKTINGYVFNLFGRLPEEGEEISDNKFRFKVLEIKNNFIHKLKVEKLHD, from the coding sequence ATGGAAGTTTTTCTTGTTAAAGTAATTATTCTTTTGTTCTTTTCATTTCTCTTTTCAGGAACAGAACCTGCTTTCTTCTCCCTTACACCCTGGAAAATTTTAAAATTAAATGAAGAACAAGACCTCTCTTCAAAACTTATAGTAAAACTTTATAACTATAAAAACCTTATACTTGCCACAATTTTAATTGGCAATGAAACTGTGAATATATTAACTTCTTCACTTTTCGCTAAACTTAAATACTCTCTTTTTCCTCAACCTAATCCAATAATTTCAACAGCATTTGTGTTAAGCGCAACAATAATACTGCTTTTAGGGGGAGAGATTACCCCCAAAATGATTGCCCTGAAAAAACCTGTCTCATTTTTAAAAAAATCTGTTTTTGTGGTCTATCCACTTTCAACCCTTTTAATCCCTCTAAAAAGGTTTTTTAAAAATAATGGTGAAGAACAAATACTTTTCCTGAATGTAATACACATAGCAAGAAAAGAAAAGGCAATTGACGACACTGAGGCATTTTTCTATGAAAATATATTTAAAGCAGCCTCAACCCCATGCCTTTTTGCAGCAACCCCCATAAATAAAATTAATGACAAATCATTGTTAAAAGGCCACCCTTTACCTGAAATAATACCCCTTTCAAGGGCTATTGAAATTATGCAAAAGGAAAAAACAAATATTCTAACAATTGATGAGTCAGGAAGCATATCAGGAGTAATTACAAGAAAAAATTTAATCAATTACTTTACATATACAGGGATAAAAAACTATCTGTATGAAGAAAATACTATAAACGGTGAAATGCCTGTTTCACTTTTTGAATACCACTTTGACACAAGGCTAAATCAAAACAGGTTTAAAACAATAAACGGCTATGTTTTTAACCTTTTTGGAAGGTTGCCAGAAGAAGGGGAAGAGATTTCAGATAATAAGTTCAGATTTAAGGTGCTGGAAATAAAAAACAATTTTATACACAAATTAAAGGTGGAAAAACTCCATGACTGA
- a CDS encoding CNNM domain-containing protein: MTELIIFVIAIIFEGFFSGSEIAIVSSDNGKLLNLALSGNKSAKLVLKLKENPINFLTVCLIGTNLSAATASFSGTMFILQHIPEYKNTGIFFIIPIMLTFGEIIPKTLYSKFATPISLAISRIIKFLSVLLKPAVFLLNKWSEFISSFFKREENLITREEFYHMLNREKDCLPEHLQVIINRFKGKKDIEFALFGDKK, encoded by the coding sequence ATGACTGAGTTAATAATTTTCGTAATAGCCATTATTTTTGAAGGCTTTTTCTCAGGAAGCGAGATTGCAATAGTCTCCTCAGACAATGGAAAACTTTTAAACCTTGCATTAAGTGGCAACAAAAGTGCAAAATTGGTACTAAAATTGAAAGAAAACCCAATAAATTTTCTAACAGTGTGCCTTATTGGAACAAACCTTTCTGCCGCAACAGCATCCTTTTCAGGCACTATGTTTATTTTGCAACATATACCAGAGTATAAAAACACAGGTATTTTCTTCATAATACCAATAATGCTAACTTTCGGAGAAATTATCCCTAAAACATTGTACTCAAAGTTTGCAACCCCAATTTCCCTTGCAATATCAAGGATTATAAAATTCTTATCAGTTTTATTAAAACCCGCTGTATTTCTTCTTAATAAATGGAGTGAATTTATATCTTCTTTTTTTAAAAGGGAAGAAAACTTAATAACAAGAGAAGAGTTTTACCACATGCTTAATAGGGAAAAGGATTGCCTGCCTGAGCATTTGCAGGTTATAATTAATAGGTTCAAGGGAAAAAAAGATATTGAATTTGCATTATTTGGAGATAAAAAATGA
- a CDS encoding nucleotide sugar dehydrogenase, whose amino-acid sequence MINEFLKKIEDKSLKIGVIGLGYVGLPLALAFLKKGFKVYGIDISEVKVEMLNDGISYVQDVSSDDIKKYISNGQFKVSTNYSAISKLDAVSITVPTPLSKSKNPDLSYIKHAVENILKNLKQKPFLIVLESTTYPGTTREFIVEELTKKGMKAGEEIFVAFSPERVDPGNKHYSIENTPKILGGYSENCLKAASTLYQKIIEKIVKVDTLEEAEMAKLLENTFRAVNIALVNELTLMCDRMGINIWNVIKAASTKPYGFMPFYPGPGIGGHCIPLDPEYLLWKGKTVGFYNRFIELAADINANMPRFVVEKTIRILNNFGKPLNRAKILILGVTYKKDVSDLRESPAFDIIKLLNSYNAIVNYSDPFHSKLYFEGEMYSSVELKPENLELFDLAIMITNHSAFNLKEIAENSKAILDTRNAFDGINKENIFKL is encoded by the coding sequence ATGATAAACGAATTTCTAAAAAAAATTGAAGACAAAAGTTTAAAAATAGGAGTTATAGGGTTGGGTTATGTTGGGCTTCCCCTTGCCCTTGCCTTCTTGAAAAAAGGCTTTAAGGTTTACGGGATTGACATAAGTGAAGTTAAGGTTGAAATGCTTAACGACGGTATATCTTATGTGCAGGATGTTTCATCTGATGACATAAAAAAATACATTTCAAACGGGCAATTCAAGGTTTCAACCAATTACTCTGCAATCTCCAAACTTGATGCGGTAAGCATAACTGTACCCACGCCTCTTTCTAAATCAAAAAACCCAGATTTATCATACATTAAGCATGCAGTTGAAAATATATTGAAAAACTTAAAACAAAAGCCATTTTTAATTGTGCTTGAATCAACAACCTATCCAGGCACAACAAGGGAATTTATAGTTGAAGAATTGACAAAAAAGGGGATGAAGGCAGGGGAAGAGATATTTGTTGCATTTTCCCCAGAAAGGGTTGACCCTGGAAACAAACACTATTCAATAGAAAACACCCCAAAGATTTTAGGGGGATACTCTGAAAACTGCCTTAAAGCTGCCTCAACTCTTTACCAGAAAATAATTGAAAAAATTGTAAAGGTTGACACACTTGAAGAGGCAGAGATGGCCAAATTGCTTGAAAACACATTCAGGGCTGTGAACATTGCCCTTGTAAACGAATTAACCTTAATGTGCGACAGAATGGGAATAAATATATGGAATGTAATAAAGGCTGCATCAACAAAACCCTATGGTTTTATGCCGTTTTACCCTGGCCCGGGGATTGGTGGCCATTGCATACCATTAGACCCTGAATACCTATTATGGAAGGGGAAAACAGTCGGCTTTTACAACAGGTTTATTGAACTCGCTGCAGACATAAACGCAAATATGCCAAGGTTTGTGGTTGAGAAAACAATAAGGATACTGAACAATTTCGGTAAACCATTAAACAGGGCAAAAATCCTTATTTTAGGGGTAACATACAAAAAAGATGTAAGCGATTTAAGAGAATCTCCGGCATTTGACATAATAAAACTTTTAAACTCGTACAATGCAATAGTAAATTATTCAGACCCATTCCACTCAAAACTATACTTTGAAGGGGAAATGTACTCTTCAGTTGAGTTAAAGCCTGAAAACCTTGAATTGTTTGACCTTGCTATTATGATAACCAACCACTCTGCATTTAATTTAAAGGAAATTGCGGAAAATTCCAAGGCTATCCTTGACACAAGAAACGCCTTTGACGGAATAAACAAAGAAAACATCTTCAAACTATAG
- a CDS encoding HD domain-containing protein, which yields MREELKKLFPEIEEIKDSDLKEKTYKCFEEAMKLGGWEIKDLYEMPFTLLIPDCPVKMVDHIKGVLKTSIAMAKAMSEVYGDKMPINMDLLISGAFLHDVGKLLEYERIDGKFVKSRNGKLLRHPFSGAILAGKIGLPDEVLHMIAVHSKEGDHGKRITEAIIVNKADFANFEPLH from the coding sequence ATGAGAGAGGAGTTGAAAAAGCTTTTTCCAGAGATTGAAGAAATAAAGGATAGTGATTTAAAAGAAAAGACCTATAAATGCTTTGAAGAGGCAATGAAGTTGGGAGGATGGGAGATAAAGGATTTGTATGAAATGCCATTTACCCTTTTAATTCCAGATTGCCCTGTAAAAATGGTTGACCACATAAAAGGTGTTTTAAAGACTTCCATTGCAATGGCAAAGGCAATGAGCGAGGTTTATGGAGATAAAATGCCAATAAATATGGATTTGCTTATTTCAGGGGCATTTTTGCACGATGTTGGAAAACTCCTTGAATATGAAAGAATTGACGGAAAGTTTGTAAAAAGCAGAAATGGCAAATTGTTAAGGCATCCATTTTCAGGCGCAATTTTGGCAGGAAAGATTGGGCTTCCTGATGAGGTGCTTCACATGATTGCAGTTCACTCTAAAGAGGGAGACCACGGAAAGAGGATTACCGAGGCAATTATAGTTAACAAGGCAGATTTTGCAAACTTTGAGCCTTTACACTAA